The following proteins are encoded in a genomic region of Mycobacterium kiyosense:
- a CDS encoding enoyl-CoA hydratase, with product MDLNETRERIIYQKEGPIARITLNWPEKANAQDQKLAEEVDAALLDADRDYDIKVLVLKANGKGFCSGHAIGNNAVDYPSFVENAMVTGHPWKAQSDLFVKPTLNLWEFSKPTIAQVHGYCVGGGTHMGLTTDIVIASEDAYFSYPPLQGFGMPSGECSIEPWVFMNWRRAAYYLFTAEVIDAKKALEVGLVNEVVRREDLDARVDAIARHIAQAPLTTLMLTKANLKRAWELMGMRVHWQSSNDLVALASISKDVQQLIQTVFKDKVLPSEHARRQAAAAASTDGATAST from the coding sequence GTGGACCTCAACGAAACCCGCGAACGAATCATCTATCAGAAGGAAGGGCCCATCGCCCGCATCACGCTGAACTGGCCCGAGAAGGCCAACGCCCAGGACCAAAAGCTCGCCGAGGAGGTCGACGCCGCCCTGCTGGATGCCGACCGCGACTACGACATCAAGGTGCTGGTGCTCAAGGCCAACGGCAAGGGCTTCTGCTCCGGGCACGCCATCGGCAACAACGCCGTCGACTACCCGTCGTTCGTGGAGAACGCCATGGTGACCGGCCACCCGTGGAAGGCGCAGAGCGACTTGTTCGTCAAGCCGACGCTGAACCTGTGGGAGTTCTCCAAGCCCACCATTGCCCAGGTGCACGGCTACTGTGTGGGCGGCGGCACGCACATGGGCCTGACCACCGATATCGTCATCGCCTCCGAGGACGCCTACTTCTCCTATCCCCCGCTGCAGGGCTTCGGCATGCCCTCGGGCGAATGCTCCATCGAGCCTTGGGTTTTCATGAACTGGCGCCGCGCCGCCTACTACCTGTTCACCGCCGAGGTGATCGACGCCAAGAAGGCGCTGGAGGTCGGCCTGGTCAACGAAGTGGTCAGACGGGAGGACCTCGATGCCCGGGTGGACGCGATCGCCCGGCACATCGCCCAGGCGCCGTTGACGACATTGATGCTCACCAAGGCCAACCTGAAACGGGCCTGGGAGCTGATGGGCATGCGGGTGCACTGGCAGAGCTCCAACGACCTGGTGGCGCTCGCGTCGATCAGCAAGGACGTACAGCAGCTGATCCAGACCGTGTTCAAGGACAAGGTGCTGCCCTCCGAGCATGCCCGGCGCCAGGCCGCGGCCGCCGCATCGACCGACGGCGCCACCGCCTCGACGTAA
- a CDS encoding acetoin:2,6-dichlorophenolindophenol oxidoreductase subunit alpha — translation MNERRLYELMVLMKTADDRLSKGIGTGEFMCVYWPSRGQEAVAAAMAVALRPDDQLVTTYRGLHDLIGKGVPLEEIYGEMMGRVIGAARGKGGTMHIANPAVGVMFSTGIVGAGPPVAVGLAMSAKCRGTDRVTVVSFGDGATNTGSFHEAANMAALWDLPLVFVCQNNLYAEMTPTSDTMKIERVADRAAGYGMPGVRVDGNDPLAVQSALEEALQRARAGAGPTLVECVTFRFRGHYFGDRMPYIPKDQLAAAMAADPVPRFRARLAEDGICGAEELDRIDADAAAAVETALRAVLSADPPSVAELDRDVYATPISFPR, via the coding sequence GTGAACGAGCGTCGCCTCTACGAGCTGATGGTGCTGATGAAGACGGCCGATGACCGGCTGTCCAAGGGCATCGGCACCGGAGAGTTCATGTGTGTGTACTGGCCCTCGCGCGGTCAGGAAGCCGTCGCTGCGGCCATGGCGGTGGCGTTGCGTCCCGACGACCAGTTGGTCACCACCTACCGGGGGTTGCACGACCTGATCGGCAAGGGGGTGCCGCTCGAGGAGATCTACGGCGAGATGATGGGCCGCGTCATCGGCGCCGCGCGCGGCAAGGGCGGCACCATGCACATCGCCAATCCCGCTGTCGGCGTGATGTTTTCGACCGGGATTGTCGGGGCCGGGCCACCGGTGGCGGTGGGCCTGGCGATGTCCGCCAAATGCAGGGGCACCGATCGGGTCACCGTGGTCAGCTTCGGCGACGGCGCCACCAACACCGGCTCGTTCCACGAGGCGGCCAACATGGCCGCGCTGTGGGATCTGCCGCTGGTTTTCGTGTGCCAGAACAATCTCTACGCGGAGATGACGCCGACCTCGGACACGATGAAGATCGAGCGGGTCGCCGACCGCGCCGCCGGCTACGGCATGCCGGGGGTCCGGGTCGACGGCAACGATCCGCTGGCGGTGCAATCCGCACTCGAGGAGGCGCTGCAACGGGCGCGCGCCGGGGCCGGGCCCACCCTGGTCGAATGTGTGACTTTCCGCTTCCGCGGCCACTATTTCGGCGACCGGATGCCCTACATCCCGAAGGATCAGCTCGCCGCGGCGATGGCCGCCGACCCGGTGCCGCGGTTCCGCGCCCGGCTGGCCGAGGACGGGATCTGCGGCGCCGAGGAATTGGACCGCATCGACGCCGACGCCGCAGCGGCGGTGGAGACAGCACTGCGTGCGGTGCTCAGCGCCGACCCGCCGTCGGTCGCAGAACTCGACCGCGACGTATACGCGACGCCGATCAGCTTCCCCCGGTAA
- a CDS encoding hypothetical protein (possible pseudo due to internal stop codon): MTPPDLQPGSDKEMTMREALNLALDQALAADERVFLLGEDIADPGASGPTAGLSTKYGHDRVLDTPISEAAIVGAAIGAAIDGLLPVAEIMIMDFIGIAADQLINSAAKLRFMTAGRTTAPITIRTQVYAGLATGATHSQSLEAWFMHIPGMKVIVPSTPRDGKGLLTSAIFDEDPCLFVETIRLQSRKGPVPVAQGFSIPLGQADIKRPGTDVTLIAYGRAVHDALAAAVTLQEQDVSAEVVDLRTLVPLDVETIVESARRTRRVVIVHDAVQFAGPGAEVAAILQAELFGELAAPIQRVGARFVPSPAAPTLEAQVYPSPARIVAAAQLTLARAKAHG, translated from the coding sequence GTGACACCTCCAGACCTGCAACCAGGCAGCGACAAAGAGATGACCATGCGCGAGGCGCTCAACCTGGCGCTGGATCAGGCGCTGGCAGCCGACGAACGGGTCTTCCTGCTCGGCGAGGACATCGCCGATCCCGGCGCCTCCGGCCCCACCGCCGGGTTGTCCACCAAGTACGGCCACGATCGGGTGCTGGACACGCCGATATCGGAGGCCGCGATCGTCGGTGCGGCGATCGGTGCGGCGATCGACGGCCTGCTGCCGGTCGCCGAGATCATGATCATGGACTTCATCGGTATCGCCGCTGACCAGCTGATCAACAGCGCCGCGAAACTGCGGTTCATGACCGCCGGACGTACCACCGCGCCGATCACCATCCGCACCCAGGTGTACGCGGGCCTGGCGACCGGCGCGACGCATTCGCAGTCGCTGGAGGCCTGGTTCATGCACATTCCGGGGATGAAGGTGATCGTCCCGTCCACTCCCCGGGACGGCAAGGGGTTGCTGACCTCGGCGATTTTCGACGAGGATCCGTGCCTGTTCGTCGAGACGATCCGGCTGCAGAGCCGCAAGGGACCCGTCCCCGTCGCGCAGGGATTCTCGATTCCGTTGGGCCAGGCCGACATCAAGCGGCCCGGTACCGACGTGACGTTGATCGCCTACGGACGGGCGGTGCACGACGCGCTCGCGGCGGCGGTGACCTTGCAGGAGCAGGACGTCAGTGCCGAGGTGGTCGACCTGCGGACCCTGGTACCGCTGGACGTCGAGACGATCGTCGAATCCGCCCGCCGCACCAGGCGAGTCGTGATCGTGCACGACGCGGTCCAGTTCGCCGGGCCCGGCGCCGAGGTCGCCGCGATCCTGCAGGCCGAGCTGTTCGGTGAGCTGGCCGCCCCCATCCAGCGGGTCGGCGCCCGCTTCGTGCCCAGTCCCGCCGCGCCCACCCTGGAGGCACAGGTGTACCCGTCGCCGGCGCGCATCGTGGCTGCCGCGCAGCTCACTCTCGCGAGGGCGAAAGCGCATGGCTGA
- a CDS encoding 3-hydroxypropionyl-CoA dehydratase encodes MERRVLEAVIYEREPPIARIILNRVDKANTKDAVLVTEVDTCLREADRDKEIKVVILKANGKGFCGGHVARWGPDENPYPDFGDTFEDLYKGTADLFLWPTLYLWEFPKPTISQIHGYCMGGGIYLGLLTDFCVASEDAYFQMPLAQSLGEPGGHTMIEPWLMMNWHRTMDWLLLAPTLSAQQALDWGLLNRVVPREDLEDTVEEMARKIAQIPLTTLMAVKSNVKRAWELMGMRVHLQVSHILTNMVGAASDVQARRAELMQSGMKPRDFVDRDE; translated from the coding sequence ATGGAGCGTCGCGTCCTCGAAGCGGTCATCTACGAGCGCGAACCACCGATCGCGCGGATCATCCTCAACCGGGTCGACAAGGCCAACACCAAGGACGCGGTGCTGGTGACCGAAGTCGACACGTGCCTGCGCGAGGCGGACCGCGACAAAGAAATCAAAGTCGTCATCCTCAAAGCCAACGGCAAAGGCTTCTGCGGTGGACATGTCGCCCGCTGGGGCCCCGACGAAAACCCTTATCCAGACTTCGGTGACACGTTCGAAGACCTCTACAAGGGCACCGCGGACCTGTTCCTGTGGCCGACGCTCTATCTCTGGGAGTTCCCGAAGCCGACCATCTCCCAGATTCACGGTTACTGCATGGGCGGCGGCATCTACCTCGGCCTGCTGACCGACTTCTGCGTCGCCTCCGAGGACGCGTATTTCCAGATGCCACTTGCCCAAAGCCTCGGCGAGCCCGGCGGTCACACCATGATCGAGCCCTGGCTGATGATGAACTGGCACCGCACCATGGACTGGCTGCTGCTGGCTCCCACGCTGTCGGCCCAGCAAGCCCTGGACTGGGGGCTGCTCAACCGGGTGGTGCCGCGCGAGGACCTCGAAGACACCGTGGAGGAGATGGCGCGCAAGATCGCGCAGATCCCGCTCACCACGCTGATGGCGGTGAAGAGCAACGTGAAGCGGGCGTGGGAATTGATGGGCATGCGGGTGCACCTGCAGGTCAGCCACATCCTGACCAACATGGTCGGCGCCGCCAGCGACGTGCAGGCCCGCCGTGCCGAACTCATGCAGTCGGGGATGAAGCCGCGGGATTTCGTCGACCGCGACGAGTAG
- a CDS encoding CoA transferase — MTRVLSGVRVVELASWTYVPSAGVALADWGADVIKVEGVASGDPGRALVVGGFTREAARADADFILELSNRGKRSVAIDIKSETGRELFGRLLASADVFLTNWLPGALERARLTVEDIRSFNPNIIIARGTGLGVRGPDRDRGGFDAATYLARGGVAYTLTPFGTENPAVQGPAFGDLQGGATLAGGVCAALFHRERTGEPSIVDSSLLAQAMWAIAPSISVADLFDIDGIPGAPPGLAINPLVARYKTKDDRWIQLVFLQPDKYWAGFCKRMGLVELVNDERFVPSGNLIANAAEATAIFANAFAAQDLAHWRRVLQDEPGVWGALATPKETLNDPQVEPNGYVITNVDDRGEKYRIVAAPVQFDETPPAPARAPEHGQHTEEVLLELDLDWDEIARAKDSKAIL; from the coding sequence ATGACCCGGGTGCTCAGCGGTGTTCGAGTGGTGGAACTGGCGTCCTGGACATACGTGCCGTCGGCCGGAGTCGCGTTGGCGGACTGGGGTGCTGACGTGATCAAGGTGGAAGGCGTCGCCTCCGGTGACCCCGGGCGGGCACTGGTCGTCGGTGGTTTCACCCGGGAGGCCGCACGCGCCGACGCCGACTTCATCCTGGAACTGAGCAACCGGGGCAAGCGCAGCGTCGCGATCGACATCAAGTCCGAAACCGGGCGGGAGTTGTTCGGCCGCCTGTTGGCTTCGGCCGATGTGTTCCTCACCAACTGGCTGCCGGGCGCGCTGGAGCGGGCCCGGCTGACCGTCGAGGACATCCGGTCGTTCAACCCGAACATCATCATCGCCCGCGGCACCGGACTCGGGGTGCGCGGGCCGGATCGCGACCGCGGCGGGTTCGACGCCGCCACGTACCTCGCGCGCGGCGGGGTGGCGTACACCCTCACCCCGTTCGGCACCGAGAACCCCGCGGTTCAGGGCCCGGCGTTCGGCGATCTACAGGGCGGCGCGACGCTGGCGGGCGGGGTGTGCGCCGCGCTGTTCCATCGGGAACGCACCGGCGAGCCCAGCATCGTCGACTCCTCGTTGCTGGCGCAGGCGATGTGGGCGATCGCACCGTCCATCTCGGTGGCCGACCTGTTCGACATCGACGGAATCCCCGGCGCGCCGCCCGGATTGGCGATCAACCCGCTGGTAGCCCGATACAAGACCAAGGACGACCGATGGATTCAGCTGGTGTTCCTGCAACCCGACAAATACTGGGCCGGCTTCTGTAAGCGCATGGGTCTGGTCGAACTGGTGAACGACGAACGGTTCGTGCCGTCCGGCAACCTGATCGCCAACGCGGCCGAAGCAACAGCCATCTTCGCGAATGCCTTTGCGGCCCAAGATCTTGCGCATTGGCGGCGGGTACTCCAGGACGAACCGGGTGTCTGGGGCGCGCTGGCCACGCCCAAGGAGACCCTCAACGACCCGCAGGTCGAACCCAACGGATATGTGATCACCAACGTCGACGACCGGGGCGAGAAGTACCGGATCGTGGCGGCACCCGTCCAGTTCGACGAGACCCCGCCGGCGCCCGCGCGGGCGCCCGAACACGGTCAGCACACCGAGGAAGTGCTGCTCGAACTGGATCTGGACTGGGACGAGATCGCTCGCGCGAAGGACAGCAAAGCCATCCTGTGA
- a CDS encoding putative acyl-CoA dehydrogenase FadE → MSELFPAYRASWETDQHRELRKHAAAFLRKESTPNQERWARQHQVDREFWNKLGDAGLLGLDLPERYGGTGGDFGHSAVVAEEMALAHDSASGWIVHSPIVAHYIASYGDQTQKERWLPGIISGDNVLAIAMTEPGTGSDLQAVRTTAVRDGEHYVINGSKTFISNGTHCDLLVIVAKTDPAQGAGGISLIVAETSDDLAGFERGRVLEKVGQHGQDTRELFFSDMRVPTANLLGDNEGLGFFQLMEQLARERLIIAAVCAGMAEAAVLEAIAYTKQREAFGRTLIKFQHNRFELAELKAETLSIKTTVDYCIQQYIDGNNHPATASMAKLIAADKAVEVVDRCVQFFGGYGYMMEYPIARAYAAARVNKIYGGTSEIMKEIISRSL, encoded by the coding sequence GTGTCCGAACTCTTTCCCGCCTACCGGGCCAGTTGGGAGACCGATCAACACCGAGAACTGCGCAAACACGCGGCCGCGTTCCTGCGCAAGGAGTCCACTCCCAACCAGGAGCGGTGGGCCCGCCAGCACCAGGTCGATCGTGAGTTCTGGAACAAGCTGGGCGACGCCGGACTACTGGGTCTCGACCTGCCCGAACGATATGGCGGGACCGGCGGCGACTTCGGCCATTCGGCGGTGGTGGCAGAAGAAATGGCGCTGGCGCACGACAGTGCCTCCGGCTGGATCGTGCACTCGCCGATCGTGGCGCACTACATCGCCAGCTACGGCGACCAAACGCAGAAAGAGCGGTGGCTACCCGGAATCATCAGCGGCGACAACGTATTGGCCATCGCGATGACCGAGCCCGGCACCGGATCCGACCTGCAGGCGGTACGCACCACCGCGGTGCGCGACGGCGAACACTACGTGATCAACGGGTCAAAGACGTTCATCTCCAACGGAACTCACTGTGACCTGCTGGTCATCGTCGCCAAGACCGATCCGGCCCAGGGGGCCGGCGGCATCTCGCTGATCGTCGCCGAAACCAGCGACGACTTGGCCGGCTTCGAGCGGGGCCGGGTGCTGGAGAAAGTCGGCCAGCACGGCCAGGACACCCGTGAACTGTTCTTCTCGGACATGCGCGTCCCCACCGCGAACCTGCTGGGAGACAACGAGGGTCTGGGTTTTTTCCAGCTGATGGAACAGTTGGCCCGGGAGCGCCTGATCATCGCCGCCGTCTGCGCGGGCATGGCCGAGGCAGCCGTGCTGGAAGCCATCGCCTACACCAAACAGCGCGAAGCCTTCGGACGTACGCTGATCAAGTTTCAGCACAACAGGTTTGAACTCGCCGAACTCAAGGCCGAGACGTTGTCGATCAAGACCACCGTCGACTACTGCATCCAGCAGTACATCGACGGCAACAACCATCCCGCGACGGCATCGATGGCCAAGCTGATCGCGGCGGACAAGGCGGTCGAGGTCGTCGACCGGTGCGTGCAGTTCTTCGGCGGCTACGGGTACATGATGGAATACCCGATCGCACGCGCCTACGCGGCGGCCCGGGTGAACAAGATCTACGGCGGCACAAGCGAAATCATGAAGGAAATCATCAGTCGCTCCCTGTGA
- a CDS encoding 3-ketoacyl-ACP reductase, with translation MMGRVAGKVAVISGAARGQGRSHARLLAAEGADIIALDLCADIETNEYPLARPEDLEETARLVEKEGQRVFSAIADVRDRAAVSAAVDDGVAELGRLDIVVANAGICPLTAGLPPQAFADAVDVDLVGVLNLVHTSLRHLQSGASIVVIGSNAAFMSSMNTTGIDGGPGGAGYAFAKIAAAHYVNDFARALAPFSIRMNAIHPTNVNTDMLHSAPMYRAFRPDLANPTRADAEPIFPLVQAMPVPYVEPEDISEAVLFLASDAARYITGQQLRVDAGGFLKVKPWSGS, from the coding sequence ATGATGGGCCGAGTTGCCGGCAAGGTGGCGGTGATCAGCGGAGCGGCGCGCGGGCAGGGACGGTCGCACGCGCGACTGCTGGCCGCCGAAGGCGCCGACATCATCGCGCTGGACCTGTGCGCCGACATCGAGACCAACGAGTACCCGCTGGCCCGGCCCGAGGATCTGGAAGAAACCGCACGCCTGGTGGAGAAGGAGGGCCAGCGCGTCTTCTCGGCAATCGCCGACGTCCGCGACCGCGCCGCGGTGTCGGCCGCCGTCGACGACGGCGTGGCCGAGCTGGGCCGCCTGGACATCGTCGTCGCCAACGCCGGGATCTGCCCGCTCACCGCGGGCCTGCCGCCGCAGGCGTTCGCCGACGCGGTCGACGTCGACCTGGTCGGGGTGCTCAACCTGGTGCACACCAGCCTGCGGCATCTGCAGTCGGGGGCATCGATCGTCGTGATCGGGTCCAACGCCGCGTTCATGTCGTCGATGAACACCACCGGGATCGACGGTGGGCCCGGTGGCGCCGGTTATGCATTCGCGAAAATCGCTGCCGCGCACTACGTGAACGATTTCGCGCGGGCGCTGGCGCCGTTCTCGATCCGGATGAACGCGATCCACCCGACCAACGTCAACACCGACATGCTGCACAGCGCCCCGATGTACCGGGCGTTTCGCCCCGATCTGGCGAATCCGACCCGCGCGGACGCCGAACCGATCTTCCCGCTGGTGCAGGCGATGCCGGTGCCCTATGTGGAACCGGAGGACATCAGCGAGGCGGTGTTGTTCCTGGCCTCCGACGCCGCCCGCTACATCACCGGCCAGCAGCTGCGGGTGGATGCCGGCGGCTTCCTCAAGGTCAAACCTTGGTCGGGGTCATAG
- a CDS encoding acyl-CoA synthetase: MNIADHAQRNPQAPALIVEGAAITFGDLYARSQRVAAMLHDAGLRPGDGVALILPNRPEFFEITWGCQLSGLYYTAVNTHFTPEEVAYVIEDSDAKAVFVDASMTALAAHVASANPRAGTRIALGRGLPEWQSYQRAMAAAGQAPAHCDGSEMLYSSGTTGRPKAVRRPLPVDGNGSWAQAVLEMALTHKYGMTPSSVYLSPAPLYHAAGVNYTMAVNRVGAASIVMPKFDAEEVLRLIETHRVTHAQFVPTMFVRLLKLPAAVRDAYDVSSLRCVIHAAAPCPVDVKHRMMAGFGPIIHEYYGGTEGFAGTTIGPDEWLAHPGSVGIPMTPVHVVGEDGNELPVGESGELYFEGGPEFQYFKDPAKTASVSNERGWRTLGDVGRVDEDGYLYLTDRSTFTIVSGGVNIYPQEAENLLVMHPKLVDAAVFGVPNDEYGEEVKAVVQPAAGITPGPELEAELIAYCRSHLAAYKCPRTIEFDPQLPRDPNGKLYKRRIRERYWQGRMSRIL; the protein is encoded by the coding sequence GTGAACATCGCCGATCACGCACAGCGGAATCCGCAGGCGCCCGCCCTGATCGTCGAGGGCGCGGCGATCACCTTCGGCGACCTGTACGCGCGCAGCCAGCGGGTCGCCGCGATGCTGCACGACGCCGGGTTACGCCCCGGCGACGGGGTGGCACTGATCCTTCCCAACCGGCCCGAGTTCTTCGAAATCACCTGGGGCTGCCAGCTTTCCGGTCTGTACTACACCGCTGTTAACACGCACTTCACGCCCGAGGAAGTGGCGTACGTGATCGAGGATTCCGACGCCAAGGCGGTCTTCGTCGATGCTTCGATGACCGCACTCGCGGCCCACGTCGCGAGCGCCAACCCGCGGGCCGGCACCCGTATCGCCCTCGGGCGCGGGTTACCCGAATGGCAGTCATACCAGCGGGCAATGGCCGCAGCGGGCCAGGCGCCAGCGCACTGCGACGGGTCCGAGATGCTGTACTCGTCGGGCACCACCGGCCGGCCCAAGGCGGTGCGCCGCCCACTTCCGGTGGACGGCAACGGTTCCTGGGCGCAGGCGGTGCTGGAGATGGCGCTGACACACAAGTACGGGATGACCCCGTCGAGTGTGTACCTGTCCCCCGCCCCGCTCTACCACGCGGCCGGGGTGAATTACACGATGGCGGTCAACCGGGTGGGCGCGGCGTCGATCGTCATGCCGAAGTTCGACGCCGAGGAAGTGCTGCGGCTCATCGAGACCCATCGGGTGACGCACGCACAGTTCGTGCCGACCATGTTCGTGCGGCTGCTCAAGCTGCCCGCGGCGGTCCGCGACGCCTATGACGTGTCGAGCCTGCGCTGCGTGATCCATGCCGCCGCACCCTGCCCGGTCGACGTCAAGCACCGGATGATGGCCGGGTTCGGGCCGATCATTCACGAATATTACGGTGGCACCGAAGGATTCGCCGGCACCACGATCGGCCCCGACGAGTGGCTGGCGCACCCCGGCTCGGTCGGGATTCCGATGACACCGGTGCACGTCGTCGGCGAGGACGGCAACGAGCTGCCCGTCGGCGAATCCGGCGAGCTGTACTTCGAGGGCGGCCCGGAGTTCCAGTACTTCAAGGACCCCGCCAAGACCGCATCGGTGTCCAACGAACGTGGCTGGCGCACGCTGGGCGACGTCGGGCGGGTCGACGAGGACGGCTACCTCTACCTCACCGACCGGTCCACGTTCACGATCGTCTCCGGCGGGGTCAACATCTACCCACAGGAGGCGGAGAACCTGTTGGTCATGCACCCCAAACTGGTCGACGCCGCGGTGTTCGGCGTGCCGAACGACGAGTACGGCGAAGAGGTCAAGGCCGTCGTGCAACCGGCCGCCGGAATCACCCCCGGGCCCGAGCTGGAGGCGGAGTTGATCGCCTACTGCCGATCCCACCTGGCCGCCTACAAGTGCCCGCGCACAATCGAATTCGACCCGCAACTGCCCCGCGACCCCAACGGCAAGCTCTACAAGCGGCGTATTCGGGAACGCTATTGGCAGGGCCGGATGTCCAGGATCCTGTGA
- a CDS encoding 3-oxosteroid 1-dehydrogenase has protein sequence MSSVNWDRSVDLLIAGSGGGGMVAGLAALDAGLQPLIVEKQALVGGSTGLSGGIVWMPNNPLMRADGIVDSHEDGLAYLADVVGDVGPASSPERREMFLTAGYEMLNFLMRKGVRLIRCAGWSDYYPNHKGGNESGRAVEGIPFDAAELGGWRDKVQPSLAKNYGYIVLTNELRSVQYFNRSPRALAVATKVFARTNAAKIARRQILTNGASLIGQLLKVLIGLSDGQPPLWVNAAMEDLVVQDGRVVGARISHGGRAVNVQARKGVLLAAGGFGHNPEMRRRYSGDQPNEGQWSIANAGDTGEVLQAAMRLGAKTDLLDEAWWLPSVFIANGGAAAASLGSGRQRPGAIYVDSTGRRFCNESNSYVEVGKAMYANKAVPCWMIFDDGYVRRYVAGTNPVKRQHLPAELIESGAVKRAATLGELARQIELPAEELVRTVQRFNGFAAKGLDPDFGRGQSAYNDCLGDPGYRPNAALGPLDRAPYYATRVLPADVGTCGGVITNEHAQVLDEQDRVIEGLYATGNTTATVMGRTYPGAGASIASSMVFGYVAARHAAGRKIAGEKSR, from the coding sequence GTGAGCAGCGTCAACTGGGATCGGTCCGTCGACCTGCTGATCGCGGGCAGCGGTGGCGGTGGCATGGTCGCCGGTCTGGCTGCGCTCGACGCCGGGCTGCAGCCGCTGATCGTCGAAAAGCAAGCGCTGGTAGGCGGTTCGACGGGGTTGTCCGGGGGCATCGTCTGGATGCCGAACAATCCGCTGATGCGGGCCGACGGGATCGTCGACTCGCACGAGGACGGTTTGGCCTATCTGGCCGACGTGGTCGGCGACGTCGGCCCGGCGTCCTCACCGGAGCGCCGCGAGATGTTCCTCACCGCTGGCTATGAGATGCTCAACTTCCTGATGCGCAAGGGTGTTCGGCTGATCCGCTGCGCCGGATGGAGTGACTACTACCCGAATCACAAGGGCGGCAACGAATCCGGCCGGGCGGTCGAGGGAATTCCGTTCGACGCCGCCGAACTGGGCGGATGGCGTGACAAGGTGCAGCCGTCGCTGGCCAAGAACTACGGGTACATCGTGTTGACCAACGAGCTGCGTTCGGTGCAGTACTTCAATCGTTCTCCGCGGGCACTGGCCGTGGCGACCAAGGTCTTCGCCCGCACCAATGCCGCCAAAATCGCGCGGCGGCAGATCCTCACCAACGGCGCCTCGCTGATCGGACAGCTGCTCAAGGTGCTGATCGGCCTCAGCGACGGCCAGCCCCCGCTGTGGGTCAACGCCGCCATGGAGGACCTGGTGGTCCAGGACGGCCGGGTGGTCGGGGCGCGCATCAGCCACGGCGGCAGAGCGGTGAATGTCCAGGCGCGCAAGGGAGTTCTGTTGGCGGCCGGGGGTTTCGGGCACAACCCGGAGATGCGCCGCCGCTACAGCGGCGATCAACCCAACGAGGGGCAGTGGTCGATCGCCAACGCCGGCGACACCGGCGAGGTGCTGCAGGCCGCGATGCGGTTGGGCGCCAAGACCGATCTGCTCGACGAAGCCTGGTGGCTGCCGTCGGTTTTCATCGCCAACGGCGGGGCGGCCGCCGCTTCACTGGGCTCGGGACGGCAGCGGCCCGGCGCCATCTACGTCGACTCGACGGGCCGGCGCTTCTGCAACGAGTCGAACTCGTACGTCGAAGTGGGCAAGGCGATGTACGCCAACAAGGCGGTGCCGTGCTGGATGATTTTCGACGACGGCTATGTGCGCCGCTACGTGGCAGGCACCAACCCGGTAAAGCGGCAACACCTGCCCGCCGAACTGATCGAGAGCGGCGCGGTCAAGCGGGCCGCTACCCTCGGCGAGCTGGCCCGCCAGATCGAGCTTCCCGCCGAGGAACTGGTGCGCACCGTGCAGCGGTTCAACGGTTTCGCCGCAAAGGGTTTGGATCCGGACTTCGGCCGCGGCCAGTCGGCCTACAACGACTGCCTGGGCGATCCGGGCTATCGGCCGAATGCCGCGCTGGGGCCGCTGGATCGGGCGCCGTATTACGCCACCAGGGTGCTGCCCGCCGACGTGGGCACCTGCGGCGGGGTGATCACCAACGAGCATGCGCAGGTTCTCGACGAGCAGGACCGGGTCATCGAGGGTCTCTACGCGACCGGTAACACCACCGCCACGGTGATGGGCCGAACCTATCCGGGTGCCGGGGCGAGCATCGCCAGCTCGATGGTGTTCGGCTACGTCGCGGCACGACATGCCGCCGGGCGAAAGATCGCCGGGGAGAAGAGCCGCTGA